The DNA window TCCGACCGAAGCCCAGCGCGGCCAGGGCGTCCACGCCCATCGCCAGCGCGTACAGCAGGGGGATGGTCGCGGGCGGGACGACGGCCCGGCGGCCCCAGTGGAAGGCGAGGAGCGAGAAGTCGGCGTACCCGGCCCCGACCAGGGCCGCTCCGGCGAGGTAGATCCAGAAGGCGCGCGGCAGAACCGCCGCCTCCAGGCTCGTCGCCGTCGGCTCGAGGTCGCGCGGGTTCGGATGGTTCCGTCGCGCCGCCGCCAGCGCGGCGAGCGCCAGCGCGGCGGGGATGGAGAGCACCGCGAACCCCGCACGGTAGGAAGCCCGGGAGACCAGGACGCCCGCCACCGCCAGCGGTCCCAGCACGGCCCCGACCTGATCCAGCGCTTCGTGCAGACCGAAGCCCCACCCCCGACCCGTCCGGTGCGCGGCATGGGAGAGCATGGCGTCGCGCGCGGGGGTGCGCACCCCCTTCCCGATGCGCTCCAGAACGACGAGCGCAGCCGCGGCCGGCCAGGACCCGGCCAGCGCCAGCAGCGGCACTGCGCCGAGGTTGATCAGGTAGCCGGCGAAGGTGATGGTCCAGTAGCGGCGGGTGCGGTCGGCCAGGTAGCCCGCGCCCAGGCGCAGCGCGTAGCCGAGGAGTTCCCCGGCCCCGGCGGCGACGCCCACCGCGGCGGCGCTCGCACCCAGCAGGCCCAGGTACGGACCGACGACGCTGCGCGCCCCTTCGTAGGTCATGTCGGCGAGGAGGCTGACGACGCCGAGCAGGACCACGAAGCGCACCGCCGCCCTGCGGGATTCGGGGCTTCCGCCCACCTCCCGGACGACCGTGGCCATGCTAGGATTGTACTCCGGGGCCGACCACCAGCACCATGCACGGAGCATGATCCACGACCCGGTCGGCCACGCTGCCGACGAAGAACCGCTGCAGGTTGGACATCCCGCGGTGCCCCATCACGATCAGATCCATGCCGTGGGCGCGGGCGTACTCCACGATCGCTTCCGCCGGATGGCCGACGACGATCTCCAGACGCGGGTCGATGCCGTGCAGGCGCGCGTATTCCACGGCCTCTCTCTGGAAGCGCTCGACCACCCGACGTTGCTCCTGCGTGGCCTCCTGCACCTCGCCCATCGTGGCGGGGAAGGCCGGGACGTGGAGCGCCGTGAGCACGGTTACCGTGGCGCCGTAGCGGGCGGCCAGGTCCACGCCCACCTCCACGGCGCGCCTGGCCTGCGCGGAACCGTCGTGGGCGATGAGAATCCGGCCGATGGTCATTCCGCCTCCTCCCCGGCGACCGGCTGCCAGAGGCTCTTCCGGGGCCCAGCGACCGCCCCCTGCCGGCGGGGATCGAACCACCGCTGGGCGATGACCGTG is part of the Armatimonadota bacterium genome and encodes:
- a CDS encoding MFS transporter, encoding MATVVREVGGSPESRRAAVRFVVLLGVVSLLADMTYEGARSVVGPYLGLLGASAAAVGVAAGAGELLGYALRLGAGYLADRTRRYWTITFAGYLINLGAVPLLALAGSWPAAAALVVLERIGKGVRTPARDAMLSHAAHRTGRGWGFGLHEALDQVGAVLGPLAVAGVLVSRASYRAGFAVLSIPAALALAALAAARRNHPNPRDLEPTATSLEAAVLPRAFWIYLAGAALVGAGYADFSLLAFHWGRRAVVPPATIPLLYALAMGVDALAALGFGRIFDRLGIRILAAGVGLSLFFAPLAFLGGAKGALLGVTLWGIGMGAQESIMRAAVAGMVGPDRRGSAYGIFNAGYGLCWFLGSAAMGVLYAVSIPLLVAFSVAAQAVAIPLIVWSHRQIRPASAP
- a CDS encoding universal stress protein → MTIGRILIAHDGSAQARRAVEVGVDLAARYGATVTVLTALHVPAFPATMGEVQEATQEQRRVVERFQREAVEYARLHGIDPRLEIVVGHPAEAIVEYARAHGMDLIVMGHRGMSNLQRFFVGSVADRVVDHAPCMVLVVGPGVQS